A genomic region of Gemmata massiliana contains the following coding sequences:
- the larB gene encoding nickel pincer cofactor biosynthesis protein LarB — protein sequence MTSDELRQLLESVRAGTVDVAAATAQLGRVSVAELSFATLDLDRQQRCGFPEVIFAEGKTAEWVEGAVRRLSEAGQDCFVTRVNADQSAHLAVHFPHADQDRLARTFWLPIAGERPAPTGKVCVVTAGTSDLPVAQEALVTARVMGAGVELIVDVGVAGLHRILRQRERLAAADVVIVVAGMDGALPSVVGGLVDCPVIACPTSIGYGAAFGGVAALLTMLNSCSAGVCTVNIDAGFKAGYVAARFTKRLQTRNARE from the coding sequence ATGACATCGGACGAATTGCGGCAACTTCTGGAAAGCGTGCGGGCCGGCACGGTCGACGTGGCCGCCGCGACCGCACAATTGGGGCGAGTGTCGGTCGCGGAGCTGAGTTTCGCCACACTCGATCTCGATCGCCAGCAGCGGTGCGGGTTCCCGGAAGTGATCTTCGCGGAGGGGAAAACGGCAGAGTGGGTGGAGGGGGCGGTCCGGCGCCTCTCGGAAGCGGGGCAGGACTGTTTCGTGACGCGCGTAAACGCGGACCAGTCCGCGCACCTCGCGGTTCACTTCCCGCACGCGGACCAGGACCGGCTCGCGCGCACATTCTGGCTGCCCATCGCAGGAGAGCGCCCGGCGCCGACCGGGAAGGTGTGCGTTGTGACCGCGGGCACGAGCGACCTGCCGGTCGCGCAAGAAGCGCTCGTAACGGCGCGAGTCATGGGCGCGGGGGTCGAACTCATCGTAGACGTGGGCGTGGCCGGGCTGCACCGCATCCTGCGCCAGCGCGAGCGGCTCGCGGCCGCGGACGTGGTGATCGTGGTCGCGGGGATGGACGGGGCACTGCCGAGTGTGGTCGGCGGGCTAGTCGACTGCCCCGTGATCGCGTGCCCGACAAGCATCGGCTACGGGGCCGCGTTCGGCGGCGTCGCAGCGTTACTCACGATGCTGAACAGTTGCTCGGCCGGTGTGTGTACGGTGAACATTGATGCGGGTTTCAAGGCGGGCTACGTGGCGGCCCGCTTCACGAAGCGCCTTCAAACGCGAAACGCCCGGGAGTAA
- a CDS encoding GGDEF domain-containing protein, producing MSSSGRIIAEKVTETWVSAPKKLFTAKREACLVHIYPTGPTMGCRYPLTDRPLVLGRGEDSDIRLTDHSVSRRHALIEPATDGYHVSDQNSTNGTFVNDKQLDTARLLKDGDYLRVGNCLYRYLAGGNIEAEYHEEIYRLTILDGLTQIHNQRYLDEFLDREVVRSQRHHRPLSVLAIDIDKFKTINDNLGHLCGDFVLRELAGVVRGIVRQEDLFARSGGEEFVVVLVETTLDGALQVAERIREAVAEHQFRFETTPVNLTVSIGLAVTMGDDNATAIDLRQTADQKLYEAKRTGRNRVCS from the coding sequence ATGTCGTCGTCCGGGCGCATTATTGCTGAGAAGGTGACCGAGACGTGGGTTTCCGCGCCGAAGAAACTGTTTACAGCTAAGCGCGAAGCGTGTTTGGTCCACATTTACCCGACCGGGCCGACGATGGGGTGCCGCTACCCGCTCACGGACCGGCCGCTGGTTCTCGGGCGCGGGGAAGACAGCGACATCCGACTCACCGATCACTCCGTTTCCCGCCGACACGCACTGATTGAACCGGCTACTGATGGATACCACGTGTCCGATCAGAACAGCACGAACGGTACGTTCGTTAACGACAAGCAACTCGATACCGCTCGGTTACTTAAGGACGGCGACTACCTGCGGGTGGGGAACTGCCTGTACCGCTACTTGGCCGGTGGGAACATCGAGGCCGAGTACCACGAAGAGATTTACCGGCTCACGATTCTCGACGGGCTGACGCAGATCCACAACCAGCGTTACCTGGACGAGTTCCTGGACCGCGAAGTCGTGCGATCCCAGCGGCACCACCGGCCGCTCTCGGTGCTGGCCATCGACATCGACAAGTTCAAGACGATCAACGACAACCTGGGACACCTGTGCGGCGACTTCGTGCTGCGTGAACTGGCCGGTGTGGTTCGCGGGATCGTGCGCCAGGAAGACCTGTTCGCTCGCTCGGGCGGCGAAGAGTTCGTCGTCGTGCTCGTCGAAACGACTCTGGACGGCGCGCTGCAAGTCGCCGAACGCATCCGCGAAGCGGTGGCCGAGCACCAGTTCCGGTTCGAGACTACGCCCGTTAATCTCACCGTTAGCATTGGCCTTGCGGTCACGATGGGTGACGACAACGCCACGGCGATCGACCTGCGTCAAACGGCCGACCAGAAGCTGTACGAGGCCAAGCGGACGGGCCGCAACCGGGTTTGCAGCTAA
- a CDS encoding DUF1501 domain-containing protein: protein MTTRELSRREYLHAMTAAGLATIAGSEPRLRATDQVAHPKPTADTCILLWMAGGMGAPDTFDPKRYTKFEVGVPVDKILSTFPAIDTVVDNIKFTEGLEHVAKVIDRGTLIRSHVVADLGNILHSRHQYHWHTGYVPPQTVACPHVGSWMARVLGPRNPAIPPFINIGQRLEGHGESEELKAFTTGGFFGTEFGPFNLPFPDDAVNAVRPPKGMTPERFSARHEKFKELLKASPVGEMASDHHHESMLKSIENAHRLLTSKERDAFDITKEPKASYDKYNTGRFGLGCLLARRLAESGARFIEVTTEYVPFLHWDTHENGHTTYTRMKKEIDRPIAQLILDLEQRGMLDRTLVVLASEFSRDMMIEGVPGSTAKDQSLAKAEKLGELKHYGLHRHFTGSGSVLMFGGGIKKGLLYGETAAERPLVTTKNPVSIRDLHATIFHAMGISPKTAFDVEKRPFYATEDGKGKPVMDLFARGK, encoded by the coding sequence ATGACCACACGCGAACTCTCTCGCCGCGAATACCTGCATGCCATGACAGCGGCCGGCCTCGCGACCATCGCGGGCAGCGAACCGCGTTTGCGCGCCACAGACCAAGTCGCGCACCCCAAGCCCACCGCCGATACTTGCATTCTCCTCTGGATGGCCGGCGGAATGGGGGCGCCGGACACGTTCGATCCGAAGCGCTACACCAAGTTCGAGGTCGGCGTCCCGGTGGACAAGATCCTGTCCACGTTCCCAGCCATCGACACGGTCGTGGACAACATCAAGTTCACCGAGGGACTGGAACACGTCGCGAAGGTGATCGACCGCGGGACGCTCATTCGGTCGCACGTGGTCGCGGACCTGGGTAACATCCTGCACTCGCGCCACCAGTACCACTGGCACACCGGGTACGTCCCGCCGCAAACGGTCGCGTGCCCGCACGTCGGGTCGTGGATGGCCCGTGTGCTCGGCCCGCGCAATCCCGCCATTCCGCCGTTCATCAACATCGGGCAGCGGCTCGAAGGGCACGGCGAATCGGAAGAACTGAAGGCGTTCACCACGGGCGGGTTCTTCGGCACCGAGTTCGGGCCGTTCAATCTCCCCTTCCCGGACGACGCCGTGAACGCGGTCCGGCCGCCCAAGGGCATGACGCCCGAGCGGTTCTCCGCGCGCCACGAAAAGTTCAAGGAACTGCTAAAAGCCTCACCCGTGGGCGAGATGGCCAGCGACCACCACCACGAGTCGATGCTCAAGTCCATTGAGAACGCGCACCGGTTGCTCACGAGCAAGGAGCGCGATGCCTTCGACATCACCAAAGAGCCGAAGGCGAGTTACGACAAGTACAACACCGGGCGGTTCGGATTGGGGTGCCTGCTCGCCCGGCGCCTGGCAGAGTCCGGGGCGCGCTTCATCGAGGTGACGACCGAGTACGTGCCGTTCCTCCACTGGGACACGCACGAGAACGGCCACACCACCTACACCCGTATGAAGAAGGAAATCGACCGCCCCATCGCCCAACTGATCCTCGACCTGGAGCAGCGCGGGATGCTCGACCGCACGCTCGTCGTCCTGGCAAGCGAGTTCAGCCGGGACATGATGATCGAGGGCGTACCGGGCAGCACGGCGAAGGACCAGTCCCTCGCGAAAGCCGAAAAACTCGGCGAACTGAAGCACTACGGGCTGCACCGGCACTTCACCGGCTCCGGGTCGGTGCTGATGTTCGGCGGCGGGATCAAGAAGGGCTTGCTCTACGGCGAAACGGCCGCGGAGCGGCCGCTCGTCACAACGAAGAACCCGGTCAGCATCCGCGACCTGCACGCGACCATCTTCCACGCGATGGGGATCTCGCCGAAGACCGCGTTCGACGTCGAGAAGCGCCCGTTCTACGCGACCGAAGACGGTAAGGGGAAACCCGTCATGGACCTGTTCGCGCGCGGGAAGTGA
- a CDS encoding succinate dehydrogenase cytochrome b subunit — MSSTTVRHPKGPSAPKADRRATPFLWAFFDSSVGAKVIVALTGLGLVGFSVFHMLGNLKVFQGPDAINSYAYFLTHSLGALLWIARAGLLAIFLLHLTLAIRLKIRSRAARPVGYSYPGSVQATVSSRTMIWSGVVVGLFVLFHLAHFTVLGLQSVEAEPGKVVNFLDLKDKQGRHDVYSMVVAGFTTPALAVLYIVAQLVLFVHLIHGVQSAFQTLGLKNSRFAPLIRVLGIAVALTILVGNLGIVIGVWAGATPPLYKTL; from the coding sequence ATGTCCTCCACTACCGTCCGCCACCCGAAGGGGCCGTCGGCCCCGAAAGCCGACCGCCGAGCCACCCCGTTCTTGTGGGCGTTCTTCGATTCCAGCGTCGGCGCGAAGGTGATCGTCGCACTCACCGGCCTGGGGCTGGTCGGGTTCAGCGTCTTCCACATGCTCGGGAACCTGAAGGTGTTTCAGGGGCCGGACGCGATCAACAGTTACGCATACTTCCTCACGCACAGCCTGGGCGCCCTCCTCTGGATCGCGCGCGCCGGGCTGCTCGCGATCTTCCTGTTGCACCTCACGCTCGCGATCCGGTTGAAGATACGGTCGCGGGCCGCGCGCCCGGTCGGGTACTCGTACCCGGGCAGCGTCCAGGCCACCGTTTCCAGCCGCACGATGATCTGGAGCGGGGTGGTAGTGGGGCTGTTCGTCCTGTTCCACCTCGCCCACTTCACGGTGCTGGGGCTGCAATCGGTGGAAGCGGAACCCGGGAAGGTCGTGAACTTCCTCGACCTGAAGGACAAACAGGGGCGGCACGACGTGTACAGCATGGTCGTGGCCGGATTCACGACGCCTGCGCTGGCCGTGTTGTATATCGTGGCGCAGCTCGTGTTGTTCGTTCACCTGATCCACGGGGTACAGAGCGCGTTCCAGACGCTCGGGCTGAAGAACAGTCGGTTCGCCCCGCTGATCCGCGTGCTGGGGATCGCGGTCGCGCTGACCATCCTGGTGGGCAACCTCGGGATCGTGATCGGCGTTTGGGCCGGTGCCACCCCGCCTCTGTACAAGACCCTTTGA
- a CDS encoding PSD1 and planctomycete cytochrome C domain-containing protein: MRSLLALASLAICASPSLAQPDKKTDFAHNIVPILKAKCAKCHTNGTYKGGVSFDTREELLKSKAAVPGKSAASEIIKFVTSTDKDTRMPPQGDPLSAKEIAALTKWIDDGLPWEPGFSFKPATYVAPLKPRKVALPPAKPGREHPIDRIIDSYFAKNKVTAPEPLDDAAFARRVYFDLIGLPPAAGELEAFVTSKSANKRTDLVNKLLAEDRSYTDHWLAFWNDAFRNEYRGTGYIDGGRKQITAWLYKSLLENKPYDKFTRELISPNPSSEGFVKGIKWRGEVNASQIVELQFSQNIGQVFFGANLKCASCHDSFIDSWKLDDAYGLAAVIADKPLTVHRCDKPIGRTASAKFLFPELGSIDATAPNAKRLEQLAALVTHPDNGRFTRTMANRIWHRLMGHGIVHPVDVMGNKPWSEDLLDYLAVYFAENGYDLKKLMAHIATSQTYQAKAVPLEKEITGDGFVFRGPELKRLSAEQFTDAIWMLTATAPAKQSTAFPGALPPFPAGAPKERQFVRTTLVDCDPLMRSLGRPNREQVVTTRPDQLSTLQALDLANGQILTTTLERGATNILNANAKLSPDELADWVFLRALARKPNANERAAAKSLLGAKPAPESVADLLWAVVMLPEFQLVR; this comes from the coding sequence ATGCGATCACTGTTAGCGCTCGCCTCTCTCGCGATCTGCGCCAGCCCCAGTCTGGCGCAGCCGGATAAGAAAACGGACTTCGCACACAACATCGTTCCGATCCTCAAAGCGAAGTGCGCGAAGTGCCACACGAACGGCACTTACAAGGGCGGCGTGTCGTTCGATACGCGCGAGGAGCTGCTGAAATCGAAAGCCGCGGTGCCAGGGAAATCGGCCGCGAGCGAGATCATCAAGTTCGTCACGTCCACCGATAAGGACACGCGGATGCCCCCGCAGGGCGATCCCCTGAGCGCGAAGGAGATCGCGGCGCTCACGAAGTGGATCGATGACGGTCTGCCGTGGGAGCCGGGGTTCAGTTTCAAGCCCGCCACTTACGTCGCGCCGCTCAAGCCGCGGAAGGTCGCGCTCCCGCCCGCGAAACCGGGGCGCGAGCACCCGATCGACCGCATCATCGACTCCTACTTCGCCAAGAACAAGGTGACCGCGCCGGAACCACTCGACGACGCAGCGTTCGCCCGGCGCGTCTACTTCGACCTGATCGGGCTCCCGCCGGCCGCCGGGGAACTGGAAGCGTTCGTGACGAGTAAGAGCGCCAACAAGCGTACCGATCTGGTGAACAAACTGCTCGCGGAAGACCGCTCTTATACGGACCACTGGCTCGCGTTCTGGAATGATGCGTTCCGCAACGAGTACCGCGGAACCGGGTACATCGACGGCGGGCGCAAGCAGATCACCGCGTGGCTGTACAAGTCGCTCCTGGAGAACAAGCCCTACGACAAGTTCACGCGCGAGCTGATTAGCCCGAACCCGAGTTCCGAGGGCTTCGTCAAGGGCATCAAGTGGCGCGGGGAAGTGAACGCCAGCCAAATCGTGGAGCTCCAGTTCTCCCAGAACATCGGGCAGGTGTTCTTCGGCGCGAACCTCAAGTGCGCGTCGTGCCACGACAGCTTCATCGACTCGTGGAAGCTCGACGACGCTTACGGGCTGGCGGCCGTGATCGCCGACAAGCCACTCACGGTCCACCGGTGCGACAAGCCGATCGGCCGGACCGCGAGCGCGAAGTTCCTGTTCCCGGAACTCGGCTCCATCGACGCGACCGCCCCCAATGCCAAGCGCCTCGAGCAACTTGCAGCACTGGTGACGCACCCGGACAACGGGCGGTTCACCCGCACGATGGCCAACAGAATTTGGCACCGACTGATGGGGCACGGGATCGTTCACCCGGTCGACGTGATGGGCAACAAGCCGTGGAGCGAAGACCTCCTCGATTACCTCGCGGTCTACTTCGCGGAGAACGGCTACGACCTCAAAAAGCTGATGGCGCACATCGCGACCTCGCAGACGTACCAGGCGAAGGCGGTGCCGCTCGAAAAGGAGATCACCGGCGACGGTTTCGTATTCCGCGGACCCGAACTGAAGCGCCTCAGCGCGGAGCAGTTCACCGACGCGATCTGGATGCTGACCGCTACTGCGCCCGCGAAGCAGTCGACCGCGTTCCCGGGCGCGCTTCCGCCCTTCCCGGCCGGCGCGCCAAAGGAGCGGCAATTCGTCCGCACCACGCTGGTGGACTGCGACCCGCTCATGCGCTCGCTCGGGCGCCCCAACCGCGAGCAAGTGGTCACCACGCGCCCGGACCAGTTGTCCACGCTCCAGGCGCTGGACCTCGCGAACGGCCAGATCCTCACGACCACGCTCGAACGCGGAGCGACCAACATCCTGAACGCGAACGCAAAACTGTCGCCCGACGAACTCGCGGATTGGGTCTTCCTGCGGGCACTCGCGCGAAAGCCGAATGCGAACGAGCGCGCCGCGGCGAAATCGCTTCTGGGCGCGAAGCCGGCGCCCGAGAGCGTCGCCGACCTGCTATGGGCCGTCGTGATGCTGCCCGAATTCCAACTCGTCCGCTGA
- a CDS encoding fumarate reductase/succinate dehydrogenase flavoprotein subunit yields the protein MQLDARVPGGPMAEKWSRFKKDQRLINPANKSKYHVIVVGSGLAGGSAAASLAELGYKVSCFCFQDSPRRAHSIAAQGGINAAKNYRNDGDSVHRLFYDTVKGGDFRSREANVHRLAEVSVNIIDQCVAQGVPFAREYGGLLDTRSFGGAQLQRTFYCRGQTGQQLLLGAYQALSRQIGLGTVKMYPRCEMLDLVVVDGKARGIVTRSLETGKIESHTADAVVLATGGYGNVFFLSTNAIGCNVTATYRAYKRGAAFANPCYTQIHPTCIPVTGDHQSKLTLMSESLRNDGRVWVPKDKADCGKHPSEIPEAARDYYLERKYPSYGNLAPRDIASRAAKEACDDGRGVGPGARGVYLDFATAIAKQGRAKIEEKYSNLFEMYERITAESGYERPMRIYPAVHYTMGGSWVNYELMSSVPGLFVVGEANFSDHGANRLGASALMQGLADGYFVLPYTLTHWLAGEKPGVTPTDHAEFKRTEAEATERIKKLLSIKGKKTATELHRELGHVMWEKVGMARTKQSLEAAIARIQELRTEFWQNVNVPGSDADLNTALERANRVSDFMEFGELLARDALVREESCGGHFRVEHQTPDGEAKRDDEKFCHVAAWEYAGEGKTPIRNEEPLAFEAIKLVERSYK from the coding sequence ATGCAACTTGACGCACGAGTTCCGGGCGGCCCGATGGCCGAGAAGTGGTCGCGGTTCAAGAAGGATCAGCGGCTCATCAACCCGGCGAACAAGTCGAAGTACCACGTCATCGTGGTCGGCAGCGGGCTGGCCGGTGGGAGCGCTGCGGCCTCGCTCGCCGAACTCGGCTACAAGGTCTCGTGCTTCTGTTTCCAGGACTCGCCCCGCCGGGCGCACAGCATCGCCGCGCAGGGCGGGATCAACGCCGCGAAGAATTACCGCAACGACGGCGACAGTGTTCACCGGCTCTTTTACGACACCGTGAAGGGCGGCGACTTCCGCTCGCGCGAGGCGAACGTTCACCGGCTCGCGGAAGTGAGCGTGAACATCATCGACCAGTGCGTCGCGCAGGGCGTGCCGTTCGCTCGCGAGTACGGCGGGCTGCTCGACACCCGGAGTTTCGGCGGCGCCCAGCTCCAGCGCACGTTCTACTGCCGCGGACAAACCGGGCAGCAACTCCTCCTCGGCGCGTACCAAGCGCTTAGCCGGCAAATCGGGCTGGGCACGGTGAAGATGTATCCGCGCTGCGAGATGCTCGACCTCGTCGTGGTCGACGGGAAGGCGCGGGGGATCGTCACCCGGAGCCTCGAAACGGGCAAGATCGAGTCGCACACGGCCGACGCAGTGGTGCTCGCAACCGGCGGGTACGGCAACGTGTTTTTCCTCTCGACGAACGCGATCGGGTGCAACGTCACGGCGACGTACCGCGCGTACAAGCGCGGGGCGGCGTTCGCGAACCCGTGCTACACGCAGATCCACCCGACTTGTATCCCGGTGACCGGCGACCACCAGTCGAAGCTCACCCTGATGAGCGAATCGCTGCGGAACGACGGCCGGGTGTGGGTGCCGAAGGACAAGGCCGATTGCGGCAAGCACCCGAGCGAGATCCCCGAGGCCGCGCGCGACTACTACCTGGAGCGCAAGTACCCGAGCTACGGGAACCTCGCGCCGCGCGACATTGCGAGCCGAGCCGCGAAGGAGGCGTGCGACGACGGCCGCGGGGTCGGGCCGGGCGCACGCGGGGTGTACCTCGATTTCGCGACCGCGATCGCGAAACAGGGACGCGCGAAGATCGAGGAGAAATACAGCAACCTGTTCGAGATGTACGAGCGCATCACCGCCGAAAGCGGGTACGAGCGCCCGATGCGGATCTACCCCGCGGTCCACTACACGATGGGCGGGTCGTGGGTGAACTACGAACTCATGTCGAGCGTGCCGGGTTTGTTCGTGGTCGGCGAGGCGAACTTCTCGGACCACGGGGCCAACCGGCTCGGCGCGTCCGCGCTCATGCAGGGGCTGGCGGACGGGTACTTCGTGCTCCCGTACACGCTCACGCACTGGCTGGCGGGCGAGAAGCCCGGCGTGACTCCGACCGACCACGCGGAGTTCAAACGCACCGAGGCCGAGGCCACGGAACGCATCAAGAAACTGCTCTCAATCAAGGGGAAGAAGACCGCGACCGAGCTGCACCGCGAACTCGGCCACGTGATGTGGGAGAAGGTCGGCATGGCCCGCACGAAGCAGAGCCTGGAAGCCGCGATCGCGCGCATCCAGGAACTGCGCACCGAGTTCTGGCAGAACGTCAACGTGCCGGGGAGCGACGCGGACCTGAACACTGCGCTGGAGCGTGCGAACCGCGTTTCCGACTTCATGGAGTTCGGCGAGTTGCTGGCCCGCGACGCACTGGTGCGCGAGGAGAGTTGCGGCGGGCACTTCCGCGTGGAGCACCAGACGCCGGACGGCGAAGCGAAGCGCGACGACGAAAAGTTCTGCCACGTCGCCGCGTGGGAGTACGCGGGCGAGGGAAAGACGCCGATCCGCAACGAAGAACCGCTCGCATTCGAGGCGATCAAACTCGTCGAACGGAGCTACAAGTAA
- the cls gene encoding cardiolipin synthase, translated as MSLSDFLATFWQDIAGWLVLAEVLLTVGTLLAVMHIKREPMSAIAWALTVLLVPFFGAFLFLVFGYQTVHRRLRRRRERSRVYKTFTARTGSPSAGVPPEWDVLAKLGHHGDGFPVTGGNAVALYHEGNAAFEAMLDAIESARHHVHAQFFICHSDDTGKRFIGALRACAKRGVEVRFLVDWVGSYGLSSRLLRELKADGGQVASFLPLVNPLRVNLRNHRKILVVDGHTGFAGGLNIGDEYLSKCPTFGYWRDTHFRVTGPAVEGLQHTFLDDWYFTTNEAVKGGAYFPAPNEKSAPGTVLAQVVASGPDAEYKAIRETYVAAILRARERVWIASPYFVPDAGLRDALLLAARSGVDVRLLGLCRPDKWLPFLAARYYWTDMLAAGVKVYQYTRGMLHSKLVIVDDEWASVGSANTDNRSLLLNFECNVQFFDTGVVKGLEETYLADLEWSLRLDPDVYATRPFVGRLAENACRLFSPVL; from the coding sequence ATGTCTCTTTCCGACTTCCTCGCGACGTTCTGGCAGGACATCGCCGGGTGGCTGGTGCTGGCCGAAGTGTTGCTGACCGTCGGCACACTGCTCGCGGTGATGCACATCAAGCGCGAGCCGATGTCGGCGATCGCGTGGGCGCTCACGGTGCTGCTGGTGCCGTTCTTCGGCGCGTTCCTGTTCCTGGTGTTCGGCTACCAGACCGTTCACCGCCGGTTGCGCCGGCGCCGGGAGCGGAGCCGGGTGTATAAGACGTTCACCGCGCGCACCGGCAGCCCCTCCGCGGGCGTGCCGCCCGAGTGGGACGTGCTCGCCAAGTTGGGGCACCACGGCGACGGGTTCCCGGTGACGGGGGGAAACGCCGTCGCTCTATATCACGAGGGCAACGCGGCGTTCGAGGCGATGCTCGACGCGATCGAATCGGCCCGGCACCACGTCCACGCGCAGTTCTTCATTTGCCACTCGGACGACACCGGGAAGCGGTTCATTGGCGCACTGCGTGCGTGTGCAAAGCGCGGGGTCGAGGTGCGGTTTCTGGTGGACTGGGTGGGGTCATACGGGCTGTCGTCGCGGCTGCTCCGGGAACTCAAAGCCGACGGCGGACAGGTCGCGTCGTTTCTGCCGCTCGTGAACCCGCTCCGGGTGAACTTGCGAAACCACCGCAAGATCCTCGTTGTGGACGGGCACACCGGGTTCGCGGGCGGGCTGAACATCGGCGACGAGTACCTCAGCAAGTGCCCGACGTTCGGCTACTGGCGCGACACGCATTTCCGCGTCACGGGACCGGCGGTCGAAGGGCTCCAGCACACGTTCCTCGACGACTGGTACTTCACCACCAACGAGGCCGTAAAGGGCGGCGCGTACTTCCCCGCGCCCAACGAAAAGAGCGCACCGGGAACCGTACTCGCACAGGTGGTCGCATCCGGCCCGGACGCGGAATACAAGGCAATTCGCGAGACTTACGTCGCGGCCATCCTGCGTGCGCGCGAGCGCGTGTGGATCGCCAGCCCATACTTTGTGCCCGACGCGGGGCTTCGTGACGCCCTCCTGCTCGCGGCCCGTTCCGGGGTGGACGTGCGATTGTTGGGACTGTGCCGCCCGGACAAGTGGCTCCCATTTCTGGCAGCGCGGTACTACTGGACCGACATGCTCGCGGCGGGCGTGAAGGTGTACCAGTACACTCGCGGAATGCTCCACAGCAAGCTGGTGATAGTCGACGACGAATGGGCGTCCGTGGGCTCCGCGAACACGGACAACCGAAGCCTGCTCCTCAATTTCGAGTGCAACGTTCAGTTCTTCGATACGGGCGTTGTGAAAGGACTGGAAGAAACGTACCTGGCAGACCTGGAGTGGTCGTTGCGGCTCGACCCGGACGTGTACGCGACTCGCCCATTCGTCGGGCGCCTCGCGGAGAATGCGTGCCGGCTGTTTTCACCGGTGTTGTAA
- a CDS encoding zinc-dependent alcohol dehydrogenase family protein: MKRVVFDRVGPPAEVLRLEDDVPAPQPRRGEVLVRMLASPVNPSDLMYIGGNYGLKPQFPATPGFEGVGVVEAIGGGVLAWLRKGKRVAVINDRIGNWAEYTVTSARQVIPVPDDMSDEQAASFFVNPATALAMTQDVLKVTRGAWLLQSAAGGELGKMVIRLGHKFAFRTINVVRRREQVEELKKLGADQVIVESAGPIPEQVRKLIPDGVRYAIDPVGGETGAQVIAALGHGGRCLLFGSLSDEPISVHPRYFIGNDLSVEGFWLGAWAKKQRILTMLKLFRRMRELMNEGVLQTQFAATYPLEDVRKAVEHAAAPGKGGKVLLRIGVR; this comes from the coding sequence GTGAAACGTGTTGTGTTCGATCGGGTCGGCCCGCCGGCCGAAGTATTGCGCCTCGAAGACGACGTTCCGGCCCCACAACCCCGGCGCGGCGAGGTGCTGGTGCGCATGCTCGCCAGCCCCGTGAATCCCTCGGATCTCATGTACATTGGAGGGAATTACGGCCTCAAACCGCAGTTCCCCGCGACGCCCGGGTTCGAGGGCGTGGGTGTGGTGGAGGCGATCGGCGGTGGGGTGCTCGCGTGGCTCCGCAAGGGCAAGCGCGTTGCTGTGATTAACGACCGGATCGGCAACTGGGCCGAGTACACCGTCACGTCCGCGCGCCAGGTGATCCCGGTCCCGGACGACATGAGCGACGAGCAGGCCGCGTCGTTCTTCGTGAACCCGGCGACCGCGCTGGCGATGACGCAGGACGTACTGAAAGTCACACGCGGTGCGTGGTTGCTCCAGAGTGCGGCGGGCGGCGAACTCGGCAAAATGGTGATCCGGCTCGGGCACAAGTTCGCGTTCCGCACGATCAACGTGGTGCGCCGGCGCGAGCAAGTCGAGGAACTGAAGAAGCTCGGCGCGGACCAAGTGATTGTTGAATCGGCCGGGCCGATCCCGGAGCAGGTGCGGAAACTGATCCCCGACGGCGTGCGGTACGCGATCGATCCCGTGGGTGGAGAAACGGGGGCGCAAGTGATCGCGGCGCTGGGGCACGGCGGGCGCTGCCTGCTGTTCGGTTCGCTCTCGGACGAACCCATTTCGGTTCACCCGCGATATTTCATCGGGAACGACCTGAGTGTGGAGGGGTTCTGGCTCGGTGCGTGGGCTAAAAAACAGCGCATCCTCACGATGCTGAAGCTGTTCCGTCGGATGCGCGAGCTAATGAACGAGGGCGTGTTGCAAACGCAGTTTGCGGCCACCTACCCACTCGAAGACGTGCGCAAGGCGGTCGAACACGCCGCTGCACCCGGTAAAGGCGGCAAAGTGCTCCTGCGGATCGGTGTGCGCTGA